The segment CATCTCATCTTCCAGTCGTCTGTCAGCTTTGTGTTTGTCCTGGTGTGACTGGGTCAAGTGCTTTGTCCTGTCTGCAGAAGTCTGTTTTCTCGTTTTGTGTTGATGCGCATACATAGTGTGTAATCCTGTGTGTAGTTACATAGTGTGTAAGCCTGTGTGTGATTACATAGTGTGTAAGCCTGTATGTAACTACATAGTGTGTAATCATGTGTGTAGTTACATAGTGTGTAAGCCTTGTGTAGTTACATAGTATGTAAGCCTGTGTGTAGTTACATAGTGTGTAAGCCTGTGTGTAATTACATAGTGTGTAATCCTTTGTGTAATTACATAGTGTGTAAGCCTGTATGTAACTACATAGTGTGTAAGCCTTTGAGTAATCACTTAGTGTGTAAGCCTGTGTGTAGTTACATAGTGTGTAAGCCTTTGTGTAATCACATAGTGTGTAAGCCTGTGTGTAATTACTTAGTGTGTAATCCTTTGTGTAATTACATAGTGTGTAAGCCTGTATGTAACTACATAGTGTGTAACCCTGTATGTAACTACATAGTATGTAAGCCTGTGTGTAGTTACATAGTGTGTAAGCCTGTGTGTAGTTACATAGTGTGTAAGCCTGTATGTAACTACATAGTGTGTAATCATGTGTGTAATTACATAGTGTGTAATCCTGCGTGTAATTACATAGTGTGTAAGCCTGTATGTAACTACATAGTGTGTAATCCTGTGTGTAGTTACATAGTGTGTAAGCCTGTGTGTAGTTACATAGTGTGTAATAATGTGTGTAGTTACATAGTGTGTAAGCCTGTATGTAACTACATAGTGTGTAATCATGTGTGTAATTACATAGTGTGTAATCCTGTGTGTAATTACATAGTGTGTAAGCCTGTATGTAACTACATAGTGTGTAATCCTGTGTGTAATTACATAGTGTGTAAGCCTGTATGTAACTACATAGTGTGTAATCCTGTGTGTAATTACATAGTGTGTAAGCCTGCATGTAACTACATAGTGTGTAATCATGTGTGTAACTACATAGTGTGTAATCCTGTGTGTAATTACATAGTGTGTAAGCCTGTATGTAACTACATAGTGTGTAATCCTGTGTGTAGTTACATAGTGTGTAAGCCTGTGTGTAACTACATAGTGTGTAAGCCTTTGAGTAATTACTTAGTGTGTAAGCCTGTGTTTAATTACTTAGTGTGTAAGGATGTGTGTAGTTACATGTGTCAACCGGCAGCTGTGGTGGTGTGATCGTTACCAGACAACTGTCCATTACTTGTCCAAAAGAAATAAGCCGTCCTAATAGCAAAGGATGCATGCAAGACTATGGCTATTCTAGaacgtttcatttttttaaactctcaaAATGAAAGTGGTCTGATTACTAAAGACTTTAAACAGCAAGGTCGTCTGAGGCCATTGCTAGGTGCCAGCCTAGTGTCTGACAAACAGTTTGTTACGTGGTCAGTCCTGCCAGTGACGTGTCATTTATCAGGACAATAGCTGCCACTCACACTCTCGCCAGGTGCCAACATTGCAAGTGTTTAAATATGAGagcattttatttatcacaACAATGAGACGCTCATGTGGTTTGTTGCCCAACGAACCGCTCGCTATTAGGACGCAGGTGGCAGGGAACGATGTTCAGTCATCTGTCATCAGTCATCTGTCTCTCGCAGGCTGGTCTGACGGTGTACGTACATCACAGCCTCGTGTGATGTCCACACACTTGTGAATGTACAGATGGcccgaacacacacaccatcacacgCGTTCACAAACGAGCACGTGTGTTACACTGAGGACCGAGTGTGTAATAccctgacaacaaaaataacaacggACCCCAATGGTCACagtgaacaagaaaaacaaaactgagaatACAAGGGTCAGTGCTACTGGGACAAACACTGTTCTTTCAAAGTCTTGACAAAGTAGCCACAATCACACTCACACTGTCACAAATCACAACTCGGATTTCCCAAAACACGGACAACCCCGCCAGGTGGCACCACGTGCTTCCCGTCGTGGGTATGCAAACGCGCAGGGTGTACATAAACAAAGGGGAAAATGGATTTGATTgcctgaaaaggaaaaaactttttCCCAGCATCATAAACTGTTCTCAATGCACTGTCCCGTTAGATAAGACAATATTTCCAAGCGGACTGCTCAGTCACTCTTATCGTGTGTCCAATAATTGGCTGATGGCTGGTCCTGGAAGACAGGCGGATTTGAAGTAACTGGCAGTGATGTAGACATGTTTGTCTCCTCCTTACTTCAACGTCTGTCCAACACTTTGTTGGTTTACAGCGCTCACTCCACACTGAGcaagtgaaaacaacaaaaccagataAACATCAGTCAACCCACTGCCTGTCAGGCTGGCTCCTTATGCTTCAGCCGATAGGTTGACctggaaaaggagaaaatgtaatgttcttGTTGGTCCGGAGAGCAGGGATCCCTAGCAAGTCTGGAACTTGCTGGAGGCCTCAGACGCCATCAGAAGATAATGAATATTgcatttaaaaggaaaaaacaatgAATGAGCAGTTTGTCGGCTCCATCAGGTACACGGGGTCACCCACAACCACTTGCTGACAGATGATGCATGGAAAGTGATCTCAGACCACAATGTTGCCAAAAGACTGGGCGCCGTGTGGaggtgtgatgatgatgtagtcCTTTCACCTGCTCGTAGGCGCCTTTACAAGTctgcaaagacaacaaaaaaataatcagtgcTTTTGTAATGTGAGTATTGCTAGTGAGGCTAGAGACTGAGCACTACAGCTTTGAAGTTTTTGTTCCACAGCAAGTTGTTCACTCAAagtatttgtatgtatgttcGCCAGCAGTTAATTGTCACATGACAAGGACAGGAAAAGACCTGAGATGGTCATGCAGGGCAACTTGCACATTGGAGTGGGCTTCAGCTTTAAACAAAGAGGCTTTACAAACGGTAACTGTTGTGATGAGATAAGACAAGCTGTTGTTTATGGGATGTATGCTCGATCTGTCATGAAGAGGAGGTGAGGCTTGTGAAGTAGAGCGGACCGTGGTTTATGTAAACCCTGTTCTAACGAGAATATAAACAGTTCACAGGTGGAGCTGGGAGCCTGGCCCATAAAACTTCCAGCAGCAGATCTCGTTTTCAAACTCTCATTGTAATATCATAACCCATTCATAACAACAGTTACAAGTACCAGCCACCAGTTTCCACAAATAATGTGACAGGCTGCACTAATGATCTCCCTTCCAACCACAAAGGGAGGAAACCACTCACTCTGACAGAAGACGCCGAGAAACTGCCGTCGGACTGTGGGGTCCAGCAGGCTGTCGTAGCTGCTGACTTTGATGATCTGAGACGGGGAGGTGATGATCTTCAACTGACTCTCGTCGCAGTTGTTGCCGATGGCGATGACGTAGACGGAGGCCTTGAACTTGAGCATGAGCGCCTCGTACGTCACCTCATTGAACGACGTCAGCACGTCGTCCACGAAGACCACCGCCATCTTGGCAGCGTCCGGCCGCCCTCCGCGTGCTGCCTCGTACCCCCCGACACGCAGGCGCTTGAGGAGGGTGCTGAGGCTGGGAGGGGCCTGAGACTGCAGCTCCGCCACGAAGCTGTCTCGCCGGAAGTGCTGCGACACAAAGATGGAGGAGATGTAGGAAGTTGAACCCATTCATGACTCGATACTTGTATATGAATGCACGTGCATGTAAGCATAGCACCATTTGGTGTACACTCAGCCTCATACAACATTTACCCGTATTAAGCTCGCAAGCCAAGGCTTCTGACGAACGTTACCCCTGACTTAGCACTCGCTACCAAGACTGTTTTCTATGAGGTCAGAAGATGCATTTGAGTAAAGACTGAAGATAATGACGAGGACGAGTACTGAACACAGGAGATGGTGATGGCAATGGCAGAGATGCTACATCTAAAGATAATGTCACAACGAACAGAAAACCTATCCTCTAATGacatacagtgatacctcggttctcgaacgccttgactttcgaccaaatcggtattcgaccaggaaagtcgagaaaattttgtcttggaattcgaacaaatatttggaactcgaacatccgaacgtccgagatgagccgagttgagccgaatggcgttcattgggcccagcgcgccttgcttgcgtcatcagtgacaataaccatcccccttccctcctccctccacattcattccctcctgccataaagtgtggtacaggtacagtaaatgaaacacaatttactgtactgtacaatgcatttttttttttttttaataaatacacttttatttcttatttcttgttgagactcatgtttttctacatattatatacaaattaggccagtaaataggcattttctggggcttggaacgaattaatccagtttccattatttcctttgggtttcattgcttcggttctcgaacaatttggttctcgaccgtcctcccggaacgaattatgttcgagaaccgaggtatcactgtactagTTTACAGACGACAAGGACAAGGTACTCACCTTGCCCAGATCGATGTCTCCGGGCTGACAGGCCTGCGACACGGTCCCCACGCGGATGTTTCCGGTTCCAAAGTTAAACTCGTGGACCGTTTCGTTTACGAACCGTCGGACCTTAGTGACGTCACGAGAGCTCATGGTGGCCGAGTTGTAGACAAAGATGACGTCAGCCTTCCGGTTCTTCCCGCATGCTGTGAGACATAAAATGTCCGTGCTTGTGACTAGGCATGTGTGCGACAGTTCACAGCCATAACAGAACACCAATCCAACAGCTGTTAAATAAATTAAGTTTTATGGAAACTTTGATCATTCCCACattaaacacactcacatacacgtCAACCATTCGTCAGACACAGTCGTCAGCACTGACGTACCGGCGTCATCAGCCTGCGGCAGCTCGGTGTTGCAGATGCTGACAGCCAGCCTGGAGCCCAAGGTGTTGAGGATGTCGAAGCTGGCCACTTGCATGGCGAACTCGTCAGACGGCTGAGAGGCAATGGCCTTGAGCTCGTCCACGTCGACGTCGTTGCCCACGCCCACGGCAAACAGCCATATCCCGTCGTCCCGAGCGGCGATGGCCTCGGCCTCTGTGATGCTAGGAAACCGCGACTTGCCGTCCGTGATCACCACCCCTACGCGGGTCACGTTCTTGCGTGCGATGCCGTCGCGGAAACCATGCGTGCGCATGCCGTGGATACCTCTTCCGGTGTACGTGTCGCCCGAGATGTAGGGGGCGTTTTTAACGGCTCGGATGAGGGTGTTCTTGTCGGGGTAACCACCGAGGTCCAGTACGGGTACGAAGGAATTGGAGAAGACGCCCAGACCCACCCGAGTGGCGTCGGGTGCGATGTGCATCCGCTCAATGATCGAGACGACGAAGCCGAGAAGTTTCTCGAAGTCGAC is part of the Pomacea canaliculata isolate SZHN2017 linkage group LG13, ASM307304v1, whole genome shotgun sequence genome and harbors:
- the LOC112553681 gene encoding collagen alpha-4(VI) chain-like isoform X1, with product MYLLALLTVLAMGTATALPADQPNAIGCAEKPVDIYFLLDCSSSVWIVDFEKLLGFVVSIIERMHIAPDATRVGLGVFSNSFVPVLDLGGYPDKNTLIRAVKNAPYISGDTYTGRGIHGMRTHGFRDGIARKNVTRVGVVITDGKSRFPSITEAEAIAARDDGIWLFAVGVGNDVDVDELKAIASQPSDEFAMQVASFDILNTLGSRLAVSICNTELPQADDAACGKNRKADVIFVYNSATMSSRDVTKVRRFVNETVHEFNFGTGNIRVGTVSQACQPGDIDLGKHFRRDSFVAELQSQAPPSLSTLLKRLRVGGYEAARGGRPDAAKMAVVFVDDVLTSFNEVTYEALMLKFKASVYVIAIGNNCDESQLKIITSPSQIIKVSSYDSLLDPTVRRQFLGVFCQNL
- the LOC112553681 gene encoding collagen alpha-5(VI) chain-like isoform X2, translating into MHIAPDATRVGLGVFSNSFVPVLDLGGYPDKNTLIRAVKNAPYISGDTYTGRGIHGMRTHGFRDGIARKNVTRVGVVITDGKSRFPSITEAEAIAARDDGIWLFAVGVGNDVDVDELKAIASQPSDEFAMQVASFDILNTLGSRLAVSICNTELPQADDAACGKNRKADVIFVYNSATMSSRDVTKVRRFVNETVHEFNFGTGNIRVGTVSQACQPGDIDLGKHFRRDSFVAELQSQAPPSLSTLLKRLRVGGYEAARGGRPDAAKMAVVFVDDVLTSFNEVTYEALMLKFKASVYVIAIGNNCDESQLKIITSPSQIIKVSSYDSLLDPTVRRQFLGVFCQNL